Proteins found in one Magnolia sinica isolate HGM2019 chromosome 5, MsV1, whole genome shotgun sequence genomic segment:
- the LOC131246923 gene encoding peroxisome biogenesis protein 7-like, whose product MGVTCNSAPSMQTNLQWQPWTQTPSPRINQLSVVTFSSSRPANPPSPTPSPTTAPYTISDDTSQSSLTSTISFDSSQSSLINTISFHTFQGLNEFAWSKLVPNIIVAGDYHGSVIFLNLSHPPSPVQFFPSEQHSSKISTIDWNPIDTSYFLTSGSEANVKVWTLVGGNNSNISNFRDDQTIYSSIWKPNDRKNFACAGHRILGINDTRMRHFFCIARFDQYLRSCDWCKNNDNYIATASEFDGQIMIWDIRHTTYPYMVSDIELGRVIGTGSRRLQKVKFLPDLVHKIASCSEESVALWNYRVGGPPIDKYVHHVEPVFGLDMSPHINGLIPSTGLDGLVHVWKRTEAASTL is encoded by the coding sequence ATGGGCGTGACCTGTAATTCAGCCCCTTCCATGCAAACCAACTTGCAGTGGCAACCTTGGACCCAAACGCCATCCCCTCGAATCAACCAGTTAAGTGTGGTCACCTTCTCATCCTCGAGGCCCGCCAATCCTCCTTCACCAACACCATCTCCGACAACAGCTCCCTACACCATCTCCGACGACACCTCCCAATCCTCCCTCACCAGCACCATCTCCTTCGACTCCTCCCAATCCTCCCTTATCAACACCATCTCCTTCCACACCTTCCAAGGCCTCAACGAGTTCGCCTGGTCCAAGCTCGTCCCCAATATAATCGTTGCTGGTGACTACCATGGTTCAGTCATATTCTTAAACCTTAGCCATCCCCCTTCTCCCGTCCAATTTTTTCCCAGCGAGCAGCACTCCTCCAAGATCAGTACCATCGACTGGAATCCCATCGACACTAGTTACTTCCTTACCTCTGGCAGTGAAGCTAATGTCAAGGTATGGACCCTTGTCGGAGGAAACAACAGTAATATCAGCAATTTCAGAGATGACCAAACAATCTattcctccatctggaaacccaACGATAGAAAGAACTTTGCATGTGCTGGCCATCGGATCCTCGGCATCAACGATACCCGCATGCGACATTTCTTCTGTATAGCTAGATTTGATCAGTATCTCCGTTCTTGCGACTGGTGCAAAAACAATGACAACTACATCGCCACCGCCTCCGAATTTGATGGCCAGATCATGATATGGGACATCAGGCACACCACCTACCCTTACATGGTTAGTGATATTGAACTTGGCAGAGTCATCGGCACAGGCAGCAGGCGCCTCCAGAAGGTGAAGTTCTTGCCCGACCTGGTGCACAAGATCGCATCATGTTCGGAAGAATCAGTGGCGTTGTGGAACTATCGAGTGGGGGGGCCACCGATTGACAAGTatgttcatcatgtggagcctgtGTTTGGATTGGACATGAGTCCACACATCAATGGTCTCATACCCAGCACTGGACTTGATGGCCTTGTTCATGTCTGGAAGAGGACGGAGGCTGCATCGACTCTTTGA